From Scomber japonicus isolate fScoJap1 chromosome 22, fScoJap1.pri, whole genome shotgun sequence, one genomic window encodes:
- the cd99l2 gene encoding CD99 antigen-like protein 2 translates to MAQRSVWCVFALLALLLPLEVLCQGDLDLSDALPADDEDSKSLTPTPKPGAPAAPAGGPGGELKLDDFFDDPVTTKAPPKVVPKLPVATKAPIKPKPKPAADEFDLADALDPKNDIGGKDKNKGQGGGLSDSDLADVGKDDTYKPDKGKGGRPSGDSDHINQYDDNSETTAEVGTIAGIVSAVAMALVGAVTSYISYQKKKLCFSIQQSLNTDMVKAENPEAVVATEPQVQQTLLEPPNAEPPTEENAV, encoded by the exons ATGGCTCAGCgctctgtgtggtgtgtgtttgctctgctagcactgctgctgcctctggaAG tcCTGTGTCAGGGAGACTTAGACCTGTCCGATGCTCTTCCTGCTGATGATGAAGACAGTAAATCAT TGACCCCAACACCAAAACCAGgagcaccagcagcaccagcaggtGGACCAGGAGGAG AGTTGAAACTTGATGACTTCTTTGATGACCCTGTCACCACCAAAGCTCCACCCAAGGTTGTGCCTAAGCTCCCTGTAGCAACCAAAGCCCCAATCAAGCCCAAACCTAAGCCAG CTGCTGATGAGTTTGACCTGGCTGATGCCTTGGACCCCAAAAATGACATTGGTGGCAAGGATAAGAACAAGGGGCAGGGAG gaggATTGTCAGACAGTGACCTGGCTGACGTTGGCAAAGATGACACCTACAAACCTGATAAAGGCAAAG gtggaCGGCCCAGTGGTGACAGTGATCACATTAACCAGTATGATGACAACAGTG agaCCACAGCAGAGGTGGGAACCATTGCAGGGATCGTTAGTGCTGTTGCCATGGCGCTAGTAGGTGCAGTCACCAGCTACATCTCCtaccagaagaagaagctgtGCTTCAGTATACAGC AGAGTCTGAACACTGACATGGTGAAAGCTGAGAACCCTGAAGCTGTGGTGGCTACAGAACCACAAG TCCAACAGACTCTCCTGGAGCCACCCAACGCTGAACCCCCCACTGAAGAGAATGCTGTgtaa